In Bactrocera oleae isolate idBacOlea1 chromosome 3, idBacOlea1, whole genome shotgun sequence, a genomic segment contains:
- the LOC106627194 gene encoding choline/ethanolamine kinase isoform X2 — protein sequence MSNLQTASLEEIREFASRLCRDYLTGRWKTISPADIIVKKINGGLSNFLYYVSLPTTDNNSQFITQNSTAPQGSEDYLRLNGDSSDFLTSENNNEEPLVVRRKSNSEPNEVLLRIYGEVHGEEDDALGGIITESVVFALLSERNFGPKLYGIFPGGRLEQYLNARALLTCELAIPKISKKIAEKMAEIHTLDIPMSKEPEWLWNCIDRWLKTLTGILSRTDWGDKTPLVDVVRNFDFRKEKAWLQSVINEGNYKVVFCHNDMQEGNILYSNSSNSDKTSGASDCPISAEDELQIPYTQIRNDDESDLQIIDFEYCAYNYRGFDLANHFIEWTFDYSNPASPYYYHLKQHYPTTEQRQRFYSSYLRKLHEDSPGYTPTAREFSEMDAEVRVFSMFSHLFWSVWSAVMTLATIEFGYWEYGVARIREYQLLKETYERENAKKS from the exons ATGTCGAACCTACAAACG GCTTCTCTAGAAGAAATTCGCGAATTTGCTTCGCGCCTGTGTCGCGACTACTTGACTGGCCGCTGGAAAACGATCAGCCCGGCTGATATCATTGTCAAAAAGATTAA TGGCGGCTTGTCGAACTTTCTGTATTATGTAAGTTTACCGACGACTGACAATAACTCACAGTTTATCACACAAAATTCCACAGCACCACAAGGCAGTGAGGACTATCTTCGATTAAACGGTGATAGTAGCGACTTCTTAACCAGTGAAAACAATAATGAGGAACCTTTAGTGGTTCGACGAAAGTCGAATAGTGAACCAAATGAG GTTTTACTGCGCATATATGGCGAGGTACATGGCGAGGAGGATGATGCTTTGGGTGGCATTATCACCGAATCCGTTGTCTTCGCATTACTGAGCGAAAGGAATTTCGGTCCAAAATTATATGGCATATTCCCTGGCGGCCGTCTCGAGCAATACTTAAAT GCTCGCGCTCTACTTACATGCGAATTAGCGATAccgaaaatttcaaagaaaattgCCGAGAAAATGGCCGAAATACACACCTTAGATATACCAATGTCAAAAGAGCCAGAATGGCTCTGGAATTGCATTGACCGTTGGCTCAAAACGTTAACTGGCATTTTGTCACGAACAGACTG ggGTGATAAAACACCATTGGTGGATGTGGTGCGCAATTTCGATTTCCGCAAAGAAAAGGCCTGGCTGCAATCTGTCATCAATGAGGGCAACTACAAAGTTGTTTTCTGTCACAATGATATGCAAGAGGGCAACATACTTTACTCCAATTCTAGCAACAGCGATAAGACAAGTGGAGCGAG TGACTGTCCGATAAGCGCTGAAGATGAGCTACAAATCCCGTACACACAAATCCGTAATGACGATGAATCAGATTTACAAATTATAGACTTCGAATATTGCGCTTACAATTATCGCGGTTTCGATCTTGCCAATCATTTTATAGAATGGACCTTCGACTATAGTAACCCAGCGTCGCCGTATTATTACCACCTCAAACAACATTATCCCACCACAGAACAACGTCAGCGCTTCTATAGCTCATATCTCCGTAAGTTGCATGAGGATTCGCCGGGTTATACGCCGACAGCGCGGGAATTCAGTGAAATGGATGCTGAAGTGCGTGTCTTTTCCATGTTTTCACATCTCTTCTGGAGTGTATGGAGTGCGGTGATGACGCTGGCCACCATCGAGTTCGGTTACTGG GAGTACGGCGTCGCGCGTATACGTGAATATCAGCTACTGAAAGAAACTTATGAGCGTGAGAACGCCAAGAAATCGTGA
- the LOC106627194 gene encoding choline/ethanolamine kinase isoform X1 — protein sequence MSNLQTRLHIECEKLRSYYTCLHTGNIGKSASLEEIREFASRLCRDYLTGRWKTISPADIIVKKINGGLSNFLYYVSLPTTDNNSQFITQNSTAPQGSEDYLRLNGDSSDFLTSENNNEEPLVVRRKSNSEPNEVLLRIYGEVHGEEDDALGGIITESVVFALLSERNFGPKLYGIFPGGRLEQYLNARALLTCELAIPKISKKIAEKMAEIHTLDIPMSKEPEWLWNCIDRWLKTLTGILSRTDWGDKTPLVDVVRNFDFRKEKAWLQSVINEGNYKVVFCHNDMQEGNILYSNSSNSDKTSGASDCPISAEDELQIPYTQIRNDDESDLQIIDFEYCAYNYRGFDLANHFIEWTFDYSNPASPYYYHLKQHYPTTEQRQRFYSSYLRKLHEDSPGYTPTAREFSEMDAEVRVFSMFSHLFWSVWSAVMTLATIEFGYWEYGVARIREYQLLKETYERENAKKS from the exons ATGTCGAACCTACAAACG CGTCTACATATCGAATGTGAGAAGCTCCGATCCTACTATACCTGTCTGCATACCGGAAATATCGGTAAATCT GCTTCTCTAGAAGAAATTCGCGAATTTGCTTCGCGCCTGTGTCGCGACTACTTGACTGGCCGCTGGAAAACGATCAGCCCGGCTGATATCATTGTCAAAAAGATTAA TGGCGGCTTGTCGAACTTTCTGTATTATGTAAGTTTACCGACGACTGACAATAACTCACAGTTTATCACACAAAATTCCACAGCACCACAAGGCAGTGAGGACTATCTTCGATTAAACGGTGATAGTAGCGACTTCTTAACCAGTGAAAACAATAATGAGGAACCTTTAGTGGTTCGACGAAAGTCGAATAGTGAACCAAATGAG GTTTTACTGCGCATATATGGCGAGGTACATGGCGAGGAGGATGATGCTTTGGGTGGCATTATCACCGAATCCGTTGTCTTCGCATTACTGAGCGAAAGGAATTTCGGTCCAAAATTATATGGCATATTCCCTGGCGGCCGTCTCGAGCAATACTTAAAT GCTCGCGCTCTACTTACATGCGAATTAGCGATAccgaaaatttcaaagaaaattgCCGAGAAAATGGCCGAAATACACACCTTAGATATACCAATGTCAAAAGAGCCAGAATGGCTCTGGAATTGCATTGACCGTTGGCTCAAAACGTTAACTGGCATTTTGTCACGAACAGACTG ggGTGATAAAACACCATTGGTGGATGTGGTGCGCAATTTCGATTTCCGCAAAGAAAAGGCCTGGCTGCAATCTGTCATCAATGAGGGCAACTACAAAGTTGTTTTCTGTCACAATGATATGCAAGAGGGCAACATACTTTACTCCAATTCTAGCAACAGCGATAAGACAAGTGGAGCGAG TGACTGTCCGATAAGCGCTGAAGATGAGCTACAAATCCCGTACACACAAATCCGTAATGACGATGAATCAGATTTACAAATTATAGACTTCGAATATTGCGCTTACAATTATCGCGGTTTCGATCTTGCCAATCATTTTATAGAATGGACCTTCGACTATAGTAACCCAGCGTCGCCGTATTATTACCACCTCAAACAACATTATCCCACCACAGAACAACGTCAGCGCTTCTATAGCTCATATCTCCGTAAGTTGCATGAGGATTCGCCGGGTTATACGCCGACAGCGCGGGAATTCAGTGAAATGGATGCTGAAGTGCGTGTCTTTTCCATGTTTTCACATCTCTTCTGGAGTGTATGGAGTGCGGTGATGACGCTGGCCACCATCGAGTTCGGTTACTGG GAGTACGGCGTCGCGCGTATACGTGAATATCAGCTACTGAAAGAAACTTATGAGCGTGAGAACGCCAAGAAATCGTGA